AGTCTGGAAATCTCTGACATTCAAGAAACCAGAGTCATTGATCCAGCGAAGTACGCCATTTATCGGGACTTTTTTAAGGGAGTAGTGATAGATGAAAATTATGAAGTTATTACGGCTATAAAAGAAGGGCCACGAGGACGTTTGTGGTTCGCTAATTACTGGGCCGCCAACGGGAATTTGTTAGCCGTGGCCCCTTACGAAGAAAATGGCTTCGTTTCGCTGGATAAAAATAAATGGATCTATTTTGGCGCTTCCGATGGCATTGTGGCCAAGGAAGGGGGCGTCCTCTGTATCGAGTTCGATAACTTTGCCAACCGCGTGTATATTGGAACCCTGTCGAACGGCGTGTTTATTCTGGATTATGGAAATTCAGTGGAAAACAAAGCGGACGACCGCCTGTATCAGTTAACCATCCAGGATAATCTGTTTAGCAATACAGTTTTTAGCCTGGCCATGGATCAGGACGGCGTGCTGTGGATCGGCACGGCAGCCGGTCTGAATTCCTTTGACGGGCTGCGCGTGTATAAACATGTGGGCGATGATCTGGGATTGAGCGGGCCGCTGGAAAACGAAATCCACCATATTCTGGTCGATGCGTCTAATAACAAATGGTTTTCCACCACAGGCGGATTGAGTCTTTTACGCGGCGATCGAAGTCCCTGGGACACAAAAGGCTGGTTGGGCTACAACAGAACCAACAGTTTTTTAGTTGACGATAATGTGCAATGTGTTTACCTTGATGAAGACAACAATGAGGCGCTCATTGCCACGGAAGGCGGATTGTCCGTGTATCGCGGACCTTTTGCAGAGATCGAAGAGCAATTTACCAAAACCCCGGCAGGGCCCAACCCTTACATTCTTGAAGCCGGTTCACCAAAATTTGTCATTAAAAACCTGATGTTTAATTCCACCGTAAAAATTTTAAACATTAATGGTAAACTGGTTCGGGAATTGACGCCCAAAACCCTGCTGAAAGACGGCACCCTGGCCGTTGACGGCGGAAGAGCCTACTGGGACGGCCTGGATGCGACTGGAAATAGAGTTGCTTCTGGCATATATTTATTCCTGGCAATTTCAGAAGAAGGGAAAACCATATCCGGTAAAATCGCGGTAATTCGAAAGTAGCCATGATAAAATCACTGTATATTAAAAATTTTGCGTTGGTAGAGGAACTTACCATTAATTTTTCTGATGGATTGAACATCCTGACCGGAGAAACCGGCGCCGGCAAAACGATTATCGTTACGGCCCTTGCTCAGCTTTGCGGTGAACGGAGCAGCGTTGATTTTGTGCGTAAGGGCGCGCCAAAAGCCATCCTTGAAGCAGAAATAGAAATCTCTGAAAATGACCGGTTAAAACAGGCTTTGCAGAATCTTGATATTGACGGATGGGACGCCCCCGTGTTGATTTTGCGCAAGGAGATTACGGCTCGCGGCACGTCGCGCACCTTTATCAACGACACCCCAGTTCCATTAATCAGGCTGGGCGAGGTCAGTTCCTTACTGATCGATATTCACGGCCAGCACCAGCATCAGCGCTTGCTGCATCCCGAGCATCACATCGCTTATCTCGATGCTTTTGGTAAGCTGGAACAGAACGTGGCCCGGTTCAAAGATTTGTTGGCAGCTTATCGGATTAAAGTCAAAGAACGGGAAGCGCTGAAGGAACAACAGTTGAAAAGCACCCAGTTGCAGGATATGTACCGCTTTCAGATGGAAGAATTGACCAGAGCCGGGTTGCAGCCGGACGAATTGGATGAACTGTACGCCGAGCACAAAAAATTAAGCAATGTGGAAACTATCCATCAACTGGCCTCTGCGATTGCAGGTTTATTGTACGAAGGCGATGTAAACGCCGCCGGTTTGATCGTTGATTCAGAACACAAGCTGGATCAATTGTGCGAGTTTGACGGGCAATTTCATGAGTTTAAAGAGAGTTTACTGAACGCCCGAATTGCCGTGGAAGAATTGGGACGCCATCTTCAAGAATATGTTGCCGGCCTCGAATTTGATCCGCATAGACTGGAGCAGATTCAGGAAAGAATCAATCACCTGGAGTTCCTGTTAAAAAAATACCAGAAAATTTCCATTCAGGAATTAATCGATTATCTGGAAGAAATAAAAACCTTTACGGCCGACATCGATCAATTTGATGAAAAGATTCGGCAAATCGATGAACAGATAAACGAACTAAAACAAAAAATAGAGGAGCAGGGCGCATCGCTTTCCGAAAAGCGCAAAGAGATTGCCAGAACGTTCGAACAACAAATCAGCGATCTGCTGCATAAACTGGGAATGCCTAATGCGCAGTTCAGGATTAAATTCGAAGTCAATGCCGCGCCAGAAGGCCCCTTTTCATTTGCCGGCGAAACGGTACTGGCCAATGAACGGGGCTTTGACCGGGTTCTGTTCGAATTCACCTCTAACGCCGGGGAAGACTTTAAACCGCTGCACAAAGTAGCATCAGGAGGCGAAATTTCGCGCATCATGTTAAGCTTAAAGTCCATTCTGGCCGAAATCGATGATGTGCCGATCATGATCTTTGATGAAATCGATAGCGGGATTTCCGGAAAAGTAGCTCAAATTGTCGGATTACGGATGTCGGAGTTAAGTAAAACGCATCAAATTTTATGCGTTACCCACCTGCCTCAAATAGCCGCATTTGCCAGCACACACTTTAAAGTTGCAAAAATTATTGAAGATAATCGCACTTTAGTCGATATTAAGCTATTGAACGATGAAGAGCGAATCACGGAAGTGGCCGCTTTGCTCGGCGGACAGAAAATAGCGGAACAGACACTGGAAAATGCACGCCATCTGATTTTAGAAGCGGAAAATCTAAAAAACGAATAATTTCGTACGATAAATATTGCAAAATCCCAGACTTATCTTTAATTTAAAGAAGTGCCTAAATTTACAGGAGGCTAAAATGGGTAAGGGTGAACGTTTTTTTTCAAAAAATTTGATTTTTGAACAGGGCCGTCAAAGGTATTTCCTTGGTTTGTTCAAAAGGAAAAAAAAGGTCGAGCTACGCCCCGGCGCTTTGCCTCCTGAAAAAGTAAAAGAAATTGTCAAAAAAATCGGTAAAAACAAAAAGGTTAACATCCGGCGCGTTGAATATGACGGAACCCCGGAAGAAAAGCCGATTACAGTGCGTATTATCGATATTAAAGACGATTATTTTACCGGGAATGTTATCAATGTCGAACGCTCCATTAAGCAGGAGCTGGATGAAAAAGTGGTTTACATCAAAGGCGGCGGCGGCACCATTGATTTCTATTACGAAGACGGCGACATTATGAGCATTGAAGAGGACGTGGATGAAGTCGTAATCGAACAACGGAATATCGGCGAACTGGTCGAGATTTTAGACGCCCTCGATATAAACGAAGAAATTCTGATAAGCTATTACGACGAAGCCAAAGGCGGCGTCATTAACGGACGGGGCCGGCTGATCTCAAAAAATCTTGAAAATAATGATTTTGAAGTTGAATTTTCTGTTATTAATGAAATCGAATTGGACAGGCCCAAGGTCGTAAAATTAAATCTTGAAAAAGACAAAGTGCTGGACATCGAGGTGGTGTTTTGATACATTGACGGTCCTTCTTTAATTGCCCACATTAAAAAACAACCTGTTATTTTTTTGGATTTCAGATATAAAAAATTGTTATATTCCGCTTGCTAAAGAATAAAAATAATAGAAAAAATGTTAAACATATAAAACAAAGGAGATGCTCGTATGCCTTTAACCAAAGAACAGGTGATAGAGACCTTAAGGCAGGTTAATTATCCCGGCTATAGCCGCGATATCGTATCGTTCGGATTAATCCAAAAATTAGACGTTTCTGATGAGATGATTCGCGTCCATCTGGTCGTCAGAAGCACGGATAATAACGTTGCTCAAACCATAAAAAGAGATGTGGAAGCAAAGTTGAAAGAAGCCTATCCTGCCGCAAAGCATGAAGTGGTTTCTGAAATTCAGGAGCCGCCGCAGTTCAAAACAACGGCCAGCGAAACAGCCGGCAAGGAGAAGTTTTTAGCCGGCATTAAACACAAAGTTGCCGTGGCCAGCGGTAAGGGGGGCGTCGGAAAATCGACGGTTGCGGTGAACCTGGCGGTTGCCCTGGTTAAATTGGGTAAAAAAGTGGGATTGCTCGACGCAGATATTTACGGCCCCAGCATTCCCCTGATGCTCGGTGTGGACGAAAAGCCTTTATATGACGGAAAAAAGATCCAGACTATTGAAAAGTATGGCGTGCATTTAATGTCTTTAGGCTTTTTAATAGATAACTCCGAGGCTGTTATCTGGCGCGGGGCTCTTGTGCATCGGGCGCTTCAACAGTTGATGAGCGATGTGGCCTGGCCCGAACTGGATATTATTTTATTCGATATGCCTCCCGGTACGGGCGACGCTCAGCTTACGTTGTCCCAATCTGTGTCCCTTGACGGAGCGGTGATCGTTTCTACTCCGCAGGATGTGGCTCTAATCGATGCCATTAAAGGCGTGCAGATGTTCAGGAAGGTTAATGTGCCAATCATGGGGATTATCGAGAATATGAGCTACTTTGTTTGCCCGCACTGCGGCGAACGAACGGATATTTTTGACCATGGCGGGGTGGCAAAGGTTTGCGCTCAGCTCGAGACGGAGCTGTTAGGCGAGGTGCCCATTGACGCCCGGATCAGAGAAGGCGGCGATGGGGGCAAGCCGATTGTAGCCATGGATCCTGAAAGTCCGCAGTCAAAAGTATTTCTGGAAATTGCTCAAAAAATGTACGACAAGATCGAAAATCAATAGCAAAAAGGGGAAAAATTCCCTGCTTAATTTTGCAAAAGCAGGGAATTTATTCCTTTGTGCCTATTTCGCTGTTTTGCGCTTTAACAAATAACCTGTTGTAAAAAAAGTGATTAAAGCAAATGATTATTATTTGGCATTATATTTGTAATAATTAAAGCGAATGTTTAATCAAAAGGGACAATGGGCAATGCGAATCAAAGTGACCTTTAAAAATCCAAAGCGCAAAACAGTTTTACCGATTAACACCAACTATTATTTAGTAAAATTAATTAAGCATCTGACCTATGAATACCGACGCTATTTAACTTCATTATTGCCCGGCGAGAGGGCGAATAAAGATTTTGACGTTTATACGTTTTCGCAGTTAATTATTCCGGAACGCAAAATCGAAGATTTCATGATCGGTATTCTTTCTCCAGAATTTCACTGGTATATTTCCTCTCCCTATTATCAGTTTCTGGGAATCCTGGCAAAAGAGTTCAGAACTCAAAAAAAAGTTAAAATTTATAATACCTTTTTTGAGGTAGAAGCCGTGCGTTTTGTTCCGGTCCCCGAATTTTCTGATAGCGAGGTTCAATTCACCTGCCTTTCGCCAATGACCGTTCTTAAAAAAGAAGGAAACAACGGCCAAACGCGTAAAAAATATATTCTTCCAGATCAGGACGATTTTTATCAGGCTTTAGAAAAGGATTTAAAGTATAAATACAATGTAATTAATAAAAAACAACTTGATAAAATTGATTTTGATCTGGAGTTTGATCAGGAATACGTGAGGCGCAAAAATAATCGTATTACCAAGGTCATAACGCTTGAAAGCGAATCTCGCGCTCAGGAACAGGTGCGCTGTGTCCTGGCGCCGTTTAAAATTAAGGCAAGCCCCGAAGTGCTGCAGATGATTTATGACGCTGGTATTGGGCAAATGAATTCTATGGGCTTTGGAATGGTGGAAATTGTGAAAAAAAATGGACATAAAAAGTCAAATTTGAGGGCCTCGCACTAATTAGTAATAATCCATCTTAGAGTATTTTTCATATTTTAAGGGTTTATTGCTTCTTTCCTTCCACTTAGGGCCATTGGTACTTTCCCACCGGGTATCAATGGCCCTGTGTATTTAAAGCTTTTAAAGTCTTTGCAAGGATTGTTTGCATGAAAATGTGCATTCATGTAAATTCCCTTTTACGGTATAAATTAAATATTTAAAGGGATATCCAAATGAAATTAAAAGGAATCTTTTTACTCCTGCTTTTAATC
This sequence is a window from Caldithrix abyssi DSM 13497. Protein-coding genes within it:
- the recN gene encoding DNA repair protein RecN — protein: MIKSLYIKNFALVEELTINFSDGLNILTGETGAGKTIIVTALAQLCGERSSVDFVRKGAPKAILEAEIEISENDRLKQALQNLDIDGWDAPVLILRKEITARGTSRTFINDTPVPLIRLGEVSSLLIDIHGQHQHQRLLHPEHHIAYLDAFGKLEQNVARFKDLLAAYRIKVKEREALKEQQLKSTQLQDMYRFQMEELTRAGLQPDELDELYAEHKKLSNVETIHQLASAIAGLLYEGDVNAAGLIVDSEHKLDQLCEFDGQFHEFKESLLNARIAVEELGRHLQEYVAGLEFDPHRLEQIQERINHLEFLLKKYQKISIQELIDYLEEIKTFTADIDQFDEKIRQIDEQINELKQKIEEQGASLSEKRKEIARTFEQQISDLLHKLGMPNAQFRIKFEVNAAPEGPFSFAGETVLANERGFDRVLFEFTSNAGEDFKPLHKVASGGEISRIMLSLKSILAEIDDVPIMIFDEIDSGISGKVAQIVGLRMSELSKTHQILCVTHLPQIAAFASTHFKVAKIIEDNRTLVDIKLLNDEERITEVAALLGGQKIAEQTLENARHLILEAENLKNE
- a CDS encoding P-loop NTPase, whose protein sequence is MPLTKEQVIETLRQVNYPGYSRDIVSFGLIQKLDVSDEMIRVHLVVRSTDNNVAQTIKRDVEAKLKEAYPAAKHEVVSEIQEPPQFKTTASETAGKEKFLAGIKHKVAVASGKGGVGKSTVAVNLAVALVKLGKKVGLLDADIYGPSIPLMLGVDEKPLYDGKKIQTIEKYGVHLMSLGFLIDNSEAVIWRGALVHRALQQLMSDVAWPELDIILFDMPPGTGDAQLTLSQSVSLDGAVIVSTPQDVALIDAIKGVQMFRKVNVPIMGIIENMSYFVCPHCGERTDIFDHGGVAKVCAQLETELLGEVPIDARIREGGDGGKPIVAMDPESPQSKVFLEIAQKMYDKIENQ
- the cas6 gene encoding CRISPR-associated endoribonuclease Cas6, with amino-acid sequence MRIKVTFKNPKRKTVLPINTNYYLVKLIKHLTYEYRRYLTSLLPGERANKDFDVYTFSQLIIPERKIEDFMIGILSPEFHWYISSPYYQFLGILAKEFRTQKKVKIYNTFFEVEAVRFVPVPEFSDSEVQFTCLSPMTVLKKEGNNGQTRKKYILPDQDDFYQALEKDLKYKYNVINKKQLDKIDFDLEFDQEYVRRKNNRITKVITLESESRAQEQVRCVLAPFKIKASPEVLQMIYDAGIGQMNSMGFGMVEIVKKNGHKKSNLRASH